In Mangifera indica cultivar Alphonso chromosome 7, CATAS_Mindica_2.1, whole genome shotgun sequence, the genomic window AGATAGCAAGATCATCTCCACCACAGCATCATTAATTCTCTTTCTATCTGATCTCAGTTTCATTACAACTTGCGAAGGGGGCTTAACTTCATCTGATCACAAATGGGCTCCAAAATTTCTTTCTtgacatttttctttgttttcaccATTTTGTTTACTTCAAGTGCAATACAACTCGGTGGTGCCACGAGGCCTTTGAAGGAGAATCCATTGCTGAATAAATACTTTCCGGGTCTTGCTCTTGTTCAGTCCCTTCAAGCGGGTCCTGTGCCACCGATTGGCGGGTCTCCTTGCACGCACATCCCCGGAAACAGCGGCGGCAGCTGCAAATCAGCAACAGTAACTGGATCAATGAACATTGCTGGCGATGTCGTTCGTTCACCGCCTGCCATTCCACGCAACGTTAATGATATGGCGGTGGCCTCCTGAAAGTTTAAATAGTTCTGAGAATAAAAAGCAAAATGCAAGCTCTTAAAGTTTCTTGGATCGAGAAGGGTTAAGTTCTTTGAACGAAAATGGAAGTATAATTACATGTACTTATGATCTACAAATGATGTCTTTATTGATTCTTTTTTCCGTGTTCTTATGAAAATtagattataataaataatgtatagGACTATTTGTAcgaataacaaatataaatttatatataaatagtaatatattattatataattgagtattattttatttctaatttaaaattaatgtatgtTATTTTTTGTGAACACGCTTGTGTTAATTATaagtgcataattttattgattttaatttaaatattttgctttTCTATTCCTCAAAACTCCTTCCTTCTCTTCTTCACCATCATTGTTGTTTATTGATAAGATTGGACCCTGGACATGCGAGAGCCCAATATGAGAGGAATGCATGGTTCCCTGGCGCTTCATCGGATTGGTGATTGTAGTCCCCATCCCTTTAATCTAATCTTACCTTGCTCACCCAGGCTTGTCAGCACAACAAGAGAATGAGAGAACTAATTTGCTTGCTTATGCAAGTGAGGACTGTTTGACTAGGGCACGACAGAGGAGTTTCGAGCTATTTATTATTTGCTCTTCCAAAAACCCAATAATTGTATTGATGAAGAGTTATTGGGTTCAAGGTTCAAGCTCTGAAGTTTCTTTCGTGACAATTTTCTTTGTACTTCAAGTGTAATACTTTCCAGGTCTTGCTTTTGCTCGGTCCCTTCAAGCGGGTCCTGTGCCACCGATTGGCGGAGATCCTTGCACGTTCATCCCAGGATACAGTGGCGGCAACTGCACATCAATCAACATTGCTGGCGATGTCGTTCATGGACACCTGCCATTCCACACAACGTTGGTTGTCTCCTGAAAGGTCAAATAATTCTGAGAATAAAAAGCAAGCTGCAAGCAGCTCTTAAAGTTTGCTTGGAATAAGAAGAGTTAACTTCtttgattgaaaatgaaagtgTAATTAGATTTACTCAGGAATTAATTACAACTGATATCTTTATTCATTCTTTTATTCGTGTTCTTATGAGTATCagatgataataaataattgattaattcatttcaagaatACAGATGAAGGACATGTTGCTTATATGACAAAATTGATAGTGATATTAGAAACCagtctttaatattattgttcGAATCAATGttctatatattcatttttgtgATTGGATTGGCTGtcacttttttcttatttcagaaCCATCAAATGGtcttattgttttaatttaaaataattcaatcaattataaatatatttatttagatacttaaatataatatccaTGATTTGTATATCTATAAGATCgctaaagaaaaaagaattaaaatagtACTTTTTTTCAATCTTTCTGTTAATCAACTCTAGCAACAAGAAGGTACTCACATAATTTTTATCcatctattttaaaattataattataattaatattttacttttttattatctttttatttatttaattttttttgtcttcttctcaCAAGTCCATGTCCATCCCTCTTCTTCACCACCATCATCTCTGGTTGATTTGATCAGACTCTAGGCATGTTAGACCCTAACCTAGGAAGAAGGCATGGTTCCCTGGCGCTTCATGGGACTGATGTTCGTAGTCCCCCTCTCTCTAATGTAATCTTATATCACTCACCCAAGATTCTCGacgtaataaaaaaaatgagggAGCTAATTTGCTTGATTGTGCAAGCAAGGATTGTTCAACAAGGGCATGTGACCATGTCAGAGGAGTTTTGAGTGACTTAATTCATTTTCGACTAGGGCATGTCAAAAGagttttgagtaatttgatttattttcaacCAAGGCTTGATATAAGAGTTTTGGTGACTTAATTCAATACCCTTTGATAACCTCAAGTAATTATGTAACTTGATTCATTACCCTTCAGTAACcctaataattatattaatgaacAGTTGGATTAGGGAAGTGGGGGAGAAATTGAGAAACAGGGACGAATAGAGAGCAATGGGAGAGCTCAAGATGGCGAATGGACATTTGGTGAATAAGTGCAAGGACTTAGGGATGAAAAGCATGACTGTTGCGACAATTTTGGAGGGTGCTAGTGTTAGCCATTATATTTAGGCTAGGAGGGCTAAGAGGtctcaaaatttttcatatttgatgAAGGTTGAATGCTCAAGAAGGGTTCTATCCAATTGTACAATCTGACTGACAATAAACAATGTTTAGtgactattttaaatttataatgtataattattatctttaaatttgTGTAAAAGAGTGAAACAGGGTTaataaagttttgtgaataaaatataatttaattttagtaaatattgaaaataattatttaaaaaaaaaaaggcttcaAATCAAAATGCTAATATTGAGACTAGTCAAACATATGACTTGACCTAAAccgtttaattcaaatttacatttttaaaatataatatattattcttttgaaCATACGTATAGTATATATTCATGATAAATTAGACAGAAAAAATACTGTTTTTATTGTGAATATTATTCgcatattaatttgaattttactaattaaaaagaCAAACGCTGGTCTTTCACGTTTATTTTACCTTCGACTTCTTAATTTGTACAAATCAAACTCgtaaagaagaatttgtattaattaaagTCAATtcctaaaataccaaaattcaatgccatataaatgaatatatatttcttgaaCGCCACGACGATGATAGGAAACACAAGTAATTTATATCGGGATTAGAGGTGGCGGTGGATTAGGGGAACTAGCTTGAATTAGTCTTATATGACCCATAAGTTGGAGTAGAactaaaattaatgtttttaaaataggattagtgattaaattaattattttattagtttataattcaattgattcaatcaattcaatttattatcaaattataataaataaattttggttaaaaatttataaacaaataaaattaattaagatacttatatttatagagattaaaacatatttttttaaggaataataattatttatttaatttcaataaaacaattaaaataaaaaaatatctcaagctcatgatataaaaaataataattttataaattattgtctatacaatctcatgatacaaaaaaaaaacataattttataaattattgtttgtaaaagatatttcaatgaatatgagatacttttttttttaaaattttatttttgaacttattttttcttataaactttaaaatttatccaatttaataaaaaataatcaaattacttaaaaataattaaaatttaaaaaaattcaaaagttaaaCCCGGTTTTGACTAGGTCATCCAATCAAACTTAGTTTTTAACATGGTTTGATCGAGTCAATAGCAAAAccgattttttatattaattggatCGAACTtagagttaattttttattcaactagTTGAACTAATTAATctggtttaattttcaaatcattgcCTAAAACCCATACAATAATAGGTTTTATGTATCGGGTTTGCCCACAAACTATATAAAACCTATAGCTTTGTCGGATTGTACCCTGTAGTAACAAATCGAGCCCAACAGTAATAGGTCGTGTtgttaattctaataaaattttttatattatagttattatctaattaattaattttttgaataattattaaaacagtAACAAATCAGTTCACAGATTTTGTGTCTTGACCAAAGCTCAAATCGAAAAGCTCAATGGCCTGACCCTATTGCTACAGTAATAGACCGGGCCAGCCATTTAAACTCTTTAAAAACACCCCTTGTAGATGTGAAAGTATCAATAAATCCCTAATATTTCAAATCTTTCATAATCTTCTTCCCTGGTTCAATGTCGTCGGCCAACTTGAAAACCCCCCCTGCTCATTATTCCATGTTcttttcaccaaaaaaaaatctgtattcttattatttattaatttttgactTTGCTACTTCAGGTTTGAACCTAATTAAAATTGCCACCAAGGCAATCGGAAGTTGACTCAGCGAAGATTTGAAGATAAAATAGGAGGAAGACTGTGCGTTCGAATTCTCCAACAATCAATTAGTCCAAACCAGACTCATCAAAATGGCCGCCAAGGTTGGTTTACTTGcattctttatattttgatttcaataaaattatgtctgtatacttttttatataatttagaaacatagatgatatatcatcgtataattagatattattttatatttaatttaaaactatttatactAGAGATTAATGTCTCACATcgaataaatacaatataagtgaatgatatataagtgtcgaatattgaattttaacacaagtcaattaattttatgtaatataagtttcgattttcatctattttgataattcaattatatgataatatataatttatgtatttaaattatatataaaaaatatatacataatatcacTTAATTCCtttataagttattattatattcattcttttggataattttttatttttactttatttccatctatttttcttatcttttttaacaaacttattacaaataaaatgaattgaattcgatatcaaaataattgtttaaattttaaaccaaatttgaattcatcttTGTTCGGACTTGTTATTGAACCCACCCTAAGGTCAAGGCagtaataaaaacaaactttttaatctataattaaaCACGTTTGGATTCTAATCTATTAGGTATAGTCAAAGAAATGCTGCCCCAAAATATACGTATTCAAATACTCATCTCCAAACCCGATTAATCTTCTCAAATTTAATAcgcaattttatatatatgtatagagaAATGAGGTACGTTGAGTCAGAAACCACTAGATTTTGTCGAAAGTTAACCTTCTATATTCTATTTTCTTGGCAACCAAACAGATAAAACAATGGGAATTGAAGATTAAGAAGCCACTTGGCTATCAATTGGTCGTACAAAAAGCTAAATGGGTGCAGTTGGAATGTCAActcaacataaataaaaaaatataacatgatTCACTGTAGGGACAATCGGGGATTCACCCAAAACAAGAATAGAATTTACAAATCCTAAGATACATATTTCttctaaaatttacaaaattttctgTACACTGCCattaatcaaagaaaaataaacaaataaatttactcCAATGTATTCTACAAAGAGACATAGATGTACAAACTGAATATAGAATTAATGaatgaggaaaaaaaagggaaagaataaaactatatgtatttataaaataaatatatttttaatatatattattaaataattagataattttaaattaataataaaataatatttaatcacataataacatattattatgtttatatttatttgtatatttaaaagtgaaaatgttattatattttttgaatacataatagatatatataatatgtcattatatgattgaatattatattattattattttaaaattatttaattatatatttgtatatttaaaaatgtttatgtatagttttattgagaataaaaaataactattaaaaGAATAGAAAGTTTTGTGGTTGTATAATTAACATGAAACCTGATCTTCAGGTTTTTGAATCCAAGCCCTTCACAGGTAAATTAACCTTCATTAATGATTGGCAGCCACACCAAATGTGAGCATGGGAGGTGGATAAGCGCCTGATCGGTGAAAAACATCGCCAGCAACGTTCATCTCCTTGACCGGACAGCCGGGTCCGCTGGTTCCCGGAATATATGTGCATCCGGAGCCTCCAGGAGGAGTAACCGGACCCTTTTGAAGAGACTGCACTTGTATATCTTTATTCAACAAAAGCTCTTCATGCAAAACCCTGGTAGCTTTGCATGGTTGGCTAAGTATAAGAAGAGCAAGAAGAAGAGCTGCCAAAATGAGGCTATGGAGAGTATTCATGATTCTAATATACAAAGTACGAAAATTTACAGGAAGAAATGAGGATATTTATAGCACTGAATTATGAATAATGTGGTTACCACTTTATTTGCTAAAAGATTTTGACTATTGACTACTAGGtttattttcctattaaaaaaaatggaaaatagaaGAGCTTGTAGGGGACGTAACTCTGTAAGAGCATGTTAAATGAGAGGTTTTTGAACTTGAATTCCCAGGTTTCCTTTTCCTAAAACCaggtattaaaataaattaagctTGATTATGTATGGGATTAAGCAGTTAATAAGGTGTTAAAAGAATGGAAAAAGTCTTTGATAGCTTATTATTAATGTGATGAGTTTTGGGTTCTGGGTTCTTTTCTCTGGTGGTGAAAGGAAACTTCTGGGGGCATGCAATTACTTTTGGAGACCTCGAATGTTCTTCTATACACTGGAAACCTGCCAGTCAGCTGGTCTTTGTATTTATGTCAATGATGACGTTCTTTATGACTTTAAATTGCGAGGAAATCACCGCTAAATCATCCATTAAAGACGCATTTAGTGTTCTTTTGCACCAGTCAAATACAGTTTCCAGTTTTTATCTTCTCCACCATTGCTATTATGGCAAGACTCAGGTTCGTCTTTAGCGTCAAAAGTGTAGCTGGCACAATCAACTAAATATGggtaaaagattataaaatagaTAGGATCACACTCACACTTTAGAAAGCAGAAAAGTTCAGGAGGGATGGAGGAAATAGAGAAGGGAGCTTGGAGGAGTATAAGTTCAGCGCAAAGATACAGGAGAAATTTTTGCGAGGTCTTTTGGCTGTGGAAGTCGCAATCTTTAGAACAGAGTTGTACACGACAAGTTTAAGGAATGCGACAATTTCAGAACACAATATAAAGAGGCCAAGGGTTTGATGTCATCTAATTACTACCCTTAAGTTTCAAAAGCAAAATTCTCACCCGTCTTTTCTATGATATTAccattttatccttttattgaaattataaaattaccattaacacttaatataaatatcaaattaccaatatatttttaatagtttaaaattttatcatttgaactttaaaatattatgtttaaatcAATCTTAGAAGTgtaattttcacttttaaaattattaaaaatcacattttcaaaaattataatttgttgtcaaaattttaaaaaataaaaagaaaaactaaaaggaaaaaaagagaatcaaaagattaaaagaaaaaaatagaaatttcaatatagaatgacatttttacttttttatttaacaaacttctttaataaaagAAGGTAACGAATAggaatttggttttttaaactttaaagggTGGCACTGTCATATCAATAAATCTTGGGTCATTCGGCCTTACAATAAACAAATCAACTACTCCCGAGTCCAGTCTCATCTGCAGTTGACTTGTCCATTTTGTCAACTTTAATAATCTAAAATACTGTTTACAAGaatatcttaataaaaaatagagagaaTAGCAACGTAGAATGTTGCCCAGACCTCACTGGCGGCAGATTGTCCACCAGCCTTTTGAATTGGGCTATGTTGGATAATCTCTAGGCaatcaaaaactaaatttaatcgCTTATTATCAATTGTTTATTCATCCACCAACAGTCCCCTTTTTGGAATTTCCTCATCATGCCACCAGCAGACTACAACACCTGCACGGTAATGACCATAAGCTCACAGCTTACGTCGAGGTTTTAAGTATGGCCAAAGGTcaatttcccaccaaaggtttaagAAAAGGACAAATTCTCAcctaattaacttttaaaaactcaaatactcatttgTTTAGTGTTAtgaataaaggtaaaattgttatttaattaaaaatatttaaaaaataaaatactattacatttttctcttactcaaggtttgaaaaattatcattttttccttaggatttcatttcttctctGACCGACCTTTCGTCTATCGGTTCTTCCTCTAGCCTTCATGATTAAGACGCGGTCATGAAAAAGCCACGAAGATGACAATTGGAAGCGACGTCGTCAAAGATTTGTTGTGCAATAGATCATCTAAAAGCAATGTCTGACACCAATAATCTCTgacaaagatttaaaattttagactAGGAGGAAGAGAGAAGTTAGAAAGGAGAGAGAACGCGACCAGAGACAACGAACTCTGTCATCTCTAataatagtttcaaaaccctaagggaaaaacataatttttcaaatcttcatgggagaaaattagatttataaacttaaggaaaaataaattattttttatttttataaaataataattttacccctaatcataacaataaattagtaaatatttaagtttttgaaaattaccgAGTAAAAATTTATCCATTCATTAAACCTGGGGCGGGACATTGACCTTTGGCCTTTAAGTATAAACCGAGGCTGGAATCCACACTAACAGATGCCATAATTAGGCTACTTTGGGAGAAAGCCCGAGctcaaatttgttaatataatcGATGGCTCAACCTTgattcaaaaaatcattttaaacccctcaatttttaaaacattattttaatcttGTAACCTACGTATTTATCAtccatatattaatattttacttgtgCTAAACCATGAGCTCACAAGATAGCCAAAGTTGTTTACAGCCATATGCCCCAATGTACTTGAGAAATTAGTCTTACCTCATACATATCATGctaaagaataagggaaaatatatCTTTAACTAAATTGAGTTTACTACAgaaattataatgtaatatcTAACTTCTTCGGTAACACAACAGTCTCCTTCAAAAATCTGTAGCTACAAATTGAAGCCTAAAGACGGACACGGTGACAATTTAGTCAAACAAACTGAATCCCATGTCATCATCACTTTCTTCCTTGGGCTCCTCCTGCAAGAGAAAGGTgaacaaaatatgaattataaaacaaaagtaATGACAAATCTATTAAAATGATAAGAGTTGTATGgagaataaaaaagaattgaCAAGAGTGCTCCAACATTAAGACCTTTCATACATTTAGAAATTAGGTGCGGTACATCAACTTAAAAGTGTATTCTAGAGTTGGTGATTCACTGTATTTGGCAGATTCaaccaaaagaaaattgttCAATCTACCAGCTAAGAGGGATTTCTGAAAGCCTAATAAGAAGTCCCAATCACATCCTTAATAAGCAGgtaaataaaagggaaaaaacaattaaataacaATCGCAATGCAATAGCCAATTATGTTTAGTGACAGCAACATCTATTCAAAGGGAAACTTCAAATAAGTAGTTGACAAGAATGACATAATAGTGCAAAAAACAGAAGCCAACTGAGTACACTATCATCTAGTTTATAAttcataaaactaaaaataaagtcAGCAAAAACTATTATCCAACATACTTTTCAAACAAGTAATATGCCAAAAAAATTCCAGCCAGAGCAACTTTTGCTGCTCCAAAGTTTCCtaaatatgatttggaaaataGTGTGTACGACAacagaagaataaaaaatgaaaaaaggctGATTGTTGGACAAGAGAATAGGAAGAAAGAAAACCATATATCTACTGTTCCAAGCACATTGTgctaaaaaaatgattgaaacaGATGTAAAGATATCTTCATAGACATTCTAGGACaataaattttcagaaaaaaaaaaatgaaagtgttCGGAAAATACCTTCTTCTCTTCAGCAGTAGCAGCAGCAGTGGCATTACCACCACCAGCAGCGGCAGCAGCTGGTGCAGCAACAGCAACAGGTGCACcacctatttttttttaaatttagaccAATGTCAATACTGCTTGGacattcaaaaataaaaagaagtgaTAATGCATGTACACCACAATCCACAAAAATTGCTTACTGGAGCCAACATTCAGAATTAAGTCTTCAATGCTTTTCTTCTCAAACAGTTTAGAAAACAAACTCGGCCAGTAAGattcaatattcaaatttgCAGTCTTGACCAGAGTTGCAATCTTCTCAGactgaaaaatataaagagagcaaaaattaaatcaaatccctctttaaaataatcattcaacATACCAGCGGACCCCTGATCCACTACTATATTCCCTCATTTTCTCACAGTAAACAATCCTTTACCATTACTGAAAATGAATATCATTTAAGTACAAAATATTCACACAAACTCAAATGAACTATCCATATTGCCTTTTTCTACAGTTCACACCGTACTTCAAACTCCAGAAACAACAAGTACTTATATTGCAGACTtccaaacaaatatataatcatcTACTTCAacattttatatcaataaacttCTAGGTACTTTGTGCAAAACTATTGATGCTCATAAAATTAGCAAGGTCCCATGTGAAAGAAGGAAACAGATATAGAACGTACAGTAATAGCGATTCCATCGTCCTGGAGAATGAGAGAAGCGTAGGTGCAGGCAAGCTCTCCGGTCgacattttttcttctctctgcAAATAACACTAAcaagaaaagtgaaaatgaacATATTCATAGATCCTATCATAGTAAACTTTGCCGAAAAATGCCAATAAATACCACCACCGTCGGAAATTAAGCGCCGGAGAGTATTGAGTTATGGGGCGAAGTTGTAAGTTCTCGTAatattaaaccctaaatttcGGATTTATATATGGTCGGTGAACTTATGTCCTCGGACTCTGGAGTGAGCCCAACAATTGAGAATTGAATCAGGTCCTATCCAATATAGTGGACtcaaattcaggaggggtaagGGTGAGGCAAACCAAACCGACTCGAGCTCAATTTGATGTTCGGTTTTTCTGGTCTCAACTTAGTGTCTGGTCCAAAGAAGCCACACTCAAACTGGGAAACCTCAACTCGAGTTAGAATTTATTGATGGTTGGTGAACTTATGTCTTGGGACCATCGAGTCAACCCAACAATTGAGAATTGGATTGGATCTTGTCAAATACAGTAGACTCTCAAACTTGAAGTAGCAATTCAAGGTTTAATAAATAATGTGCGGTCAAATTCTCCAACCTTCAATTAGTCCAAACCAgactcaataatttttaattttttttctcgttTTTtaagtgtgttttttttttcattccggacaaattctttttttctattttacgaATTTATTAccaattgaataaattaaatttggtttCAAACAAaccatttaaattataaatcaaactcaaattaatatttactcaAACTCGATTCATTCCGAATACACCCATATAGCCGGGATAGTgataataacttattttttaatctaataataaaacatatttttattattctaaaaataatatttttataactttttttttaagtacaaTACAGATATATTGGATTAAGAAAACTAACTTCAACATCATATCAGATCAAACGAAACCATATCAGATCagagtgctttttttttttaacagaacCTGATCATTTCTGAATCCAAGCCCTTGACAAGTAAATTAACATTCATTTATAATAGGTAGCCACGTCTAATGTGAGCATGGGAGGTGGTTAAGCTCCAGATCAGTGCAAAACATCGCCAGCAACGTTCATCTCCTTGCCTGGACAGCCTATTCCGCTTTGGCCCGGAAGGTTGGTGCATCCGGAGTGGTCTGAAGGAGGGACCGGACCCCTTTGAAGAGACTGGAATCGCATGTGTTTATTCAACAACACTTGGTCAGGTAAAACCCTGGTAGCTTTGCACGGTTGGATATGTATAAGAAGAGCAAGAAGAAGAGCTGCCCAAATGACTCTATGAAGAGTATTCATGATTCTAATTTACAAACAACGAACACTTACAGGAAGAAATGAAGATATTGATAAGAATGAATTCTGAATATATGTGgttactattttatatatgatcAATCTGGGATTAAGCACTTGAAAaggtgttaataaaatattaaaaagtctTTAATTGCTTATGTGCCAAGTTTTGGCCTCTAAAGTCTTCTGCTCCCATTGCTTTTGTGCTAATTTCTAACACTACTCAAGTACAATTTCCATTCTAGAGTCTTCTGCTGCCATTGCTCATGTGCCAAGTTTTTGATTGGGTTAACGCCTATGCTAACTATTTTGTGAATTTAAACCGAAGtgactcaaactcaacttaGTATTCTACTTCTCTGGGCTCAACTTGGGGTATATCCTGCATAAATCAGCTCAAGTTTGGTAAGCGcaactcaagttttaattcaaccaaatcgatataaattcatattttctaataatttttaatctttttatgtAATTCATATTCATCTTTAACtattctttttctccttcttcGGTGCTTTCCAACAGTTTAATTCAACAAACTCGTCGTAAACTTAtgcaaactcaaatttaaactaaccttattaaattcaaatcaattcctACTCAAAAACTTGAATCCACCACTAAGGAATGGACAATTTCTGCAGTATTGAAGACTTTCACCTGTCTatcatattttgtaatttaatccATCTAATCATAGTGATAACAGCAAgctttaaatcaaatttatcaacCATTAACCAAAAACCAAAACACATCACGGCCTCATTTTCTaaggaaaaaaactaaataactTGATAAAACAAAGGCAGAAACACTCTTTACAAAACAGCATTCTCCTCAAGGAAAGATTACATCCTCACTCCAAATCTAATACCCAACAATTC contains:
- the LOC123220408 gene encoding 60S acidic ribosomal protein P1-like — encoded protein: MSTGELACTYASLILQDDGIAITSEKIATLVKTANLNIESYWPSLFSKLFEKKSIEDLILNVGSSGAPVAVAAPAAAAAGGGNATAAATAEEKKEEPKEESDDDMGFSLFD